In Mycobacterium tuberculosis H37Rv, a single window of DNA contains:
- a CDS encoding GCN5-like N-acetyltransferase has product MTPQARPARRADVRELSRTMARAFYDDPVMSWLLSNDNARTARLTRLFATIVRHQHLAGGGVEVARGAAGIGGAALWDPPDRWRESRRQQLAMTPGFLRVFGFRTAKARAALDVMMRVHPEEPHWYLAAIGSDPTVRGQGFGQVLMRSRLDRCDAEHCPAYLESTKPENVPYYQRFGFRVTREIALPDAGPPLWAMWREPR; this is encoded by the coding sequence ATGACCCCGCAGGCACGCCCAGCGCGCAGGGCCGATGTCCGCGAGCTGTCCCGCACCATGGCCCGGGCGTTCTATGACGATCCGGTCATGAGCTGGTTACTGTCGAACGACAACGCCCGCACCGCAAGGCTGACCCGGTTGTTCGCGACGATTGTCCGCCACCAGCATCTGGCCGGCGGTGGTGTGGAAGTGGCCCGCGGCGCGGCGGGCATCGGCGGGGCGGCGCTGTGGGATCCCCCGGATCGATGGCGGGAGTCGCGCCGCCAGCAACTGGCGATGACACCGGGGTTCCTGCGGGTGTTCGGCTTTCGGACGGCCAAGGCCCGCGCGGCGCTGGACGTGATGATGCGTGTGCATCCCGAAGAACCCCACTGGTATCTGGCCGCCATCGGCAGCGACCCGACGGTCCGCGGCCAGGGGTTCGGTCAGGTGCTGATGCGGTCACGGCTGGACCGTTGCGATGCCGAACACTGTCCGGCCTACCTCGAATCCACCAAACCCGAGAATGTGCCCTACTATCAACGGTTCGGTTTCCGGGTGACCCGTGAGATCGCTCTGCCCGACGCGGGGCCGCCGCTATGGGCGATGTGGCGGGAGCCTCGGTAG
- the ephF gene encoding epoxide hydrolase EphF gives MIALPALEGVEHRHVDVAEGVRIHVADAGPADGPAVMLVHGFPQNWWEWRDLIGPLAADGNRVLCPDLRGAGWSSAPRSRYTKTEMADDLAAVLDGLGVAKVKLVAHDWGGPVAFIMMLRHPEKVTGFFGVNTVAPWVKRDLGMLRNMWRFWYQIPMSLPVIGPRVISDPKGRYFRLLTGWVGGGFRVPDDDVRLYLDCMREPGHAEAGSRWYRTFQTREMLRWLRGEYNDARVDVPVRWLHGTGDPVITPDLLDGYAERASDFEVELVDGVGHWIVEQRPELVLDRVRAFLAAGTEQRD, from the coding sequence ATGATCGCTCTGCCCGCCTTGGAAGGTGTCGAACATCGGCACGTGGATGTGGCGGAAGGCGTCAGGATCCACGTTGCGGACGCCGGGCCGGCCGATGGTCCGGCGGTAATGCTGGTGCACGGCTTCCCGCAGAACTGGTGGGAGTGGCGCGACCTCATCGGCCCGCTGGCCGCCGACGGCAACCGGGTGCTGTGTCCCGACCTGCGCGGCGCGGGCTGGAGTTCGGCGCCCCGCTCGCGGTATACCAAGACCGAGATGGCTGACGATCTGGCTGCGGTTTTGGACGGCCTGGGTGTGGCCAAGGTCAAGCTGGTGGCCCACGATTGGGGTGGGCCGGTCGCGTTCATCATGATGTTGCGCCATCCCGAGAAGGTGACCGGGTTTTTCGGCGTGAACACCGTGGCACCCTGGGTGAAGCGCGATCTTGGCATGCTCCGCAATATGTGGCGGTTCTGGTATCAGATCCCCATGTCGCTGCCGGTGATCGGCCCGCGGGTGATCAGCGATCCTAAGGGCCGCTACTTCCGGCTGTTGACCGGGTGGGTCGGGGGCGGATTTCGGGTTCCCGATGACGACGTGCGCCTGTACTTGGACTGCATGCGCGAGCCGGGGCACGCCGAGGCCGGATCGCGGTGGTATCGCACCTTTCAGACCAGGGAAATGCTGCGCTGGCTGCGCGGCGAGTACAACGACGCTCGGGTCGATGTCCCGGTCCGATGGCTGCACGGCACCGGAGATCCGGTGATCACGCCCGACCTGCTGGACGGCTATGCCGAGCGGGCCAGCGATTTCGAGGTGGAGCTGGTCGACGGCGTGGGCCATTGGATCGTCGAGCAGCGACCCGAGCTGGTGCTCGACCGGGTGCGTGCGTTCCTAGCTGCGGGGACCGAGCAGCGCGATTGA
- a CDS encoding transcriptional regulator encodes MTAVAAGALVVETDSFRLRLLDGLVASIGERGYRATTVSDIVRHARTSKRTFYDRFTSKEQCFLELLLADNETLGNSIRAAVDPNADWHDQIRQAVEAYVTHIESRPAVTLSWIREFPSLGAAAYPVQRRGMEQLTSLLIELSASPGFRRANLPPLNVPLAVILLGGLRELTALTVEDGQPIRNIVEPAVDASIALLGPRS; translated from the coding sequence GTGACAGCAGTCGCCGCCGGCGCGTTGGTCGTCGAGACCGACTCGTTTCGGCTACGGTTGCTCGACGGCCTGGTCGCCTCGATCGGTGAGCGGGGTTATCGCGCCACCACCGTCTCCGACATCGTCCGGCACGCCCGCACATCCAAGCGCACGTTCTACGACCGGTTCACCAGCAAGGAACAGTGCTTTTTGGAACTCCTGCTAGCGGACAACGAGACGTTGGGCAACAGCATCCGGGCGGCCGTCGATCCAAACGCCGACTGGCACGACCAGATTCGTCAGGCGGTCGAGGCCTACGTCACCCATATCGAATCCAGGCCGGCGGTGACGTTGAGTTGGATCCGTGAATTCCCGTCGCTCGGTGCCGCCGCTTACCCCGTCCAGCGCCGCGGCATGGAGCAGCTAACCAGCCTGCTGATCGAGCTCAGCGCCAGCCCTGGGTTCCGGCGGGCTAACCTACCGCCACTGAATGTGCCACTGGCCGTAATCTTGCTGGGCGGTTTGCGTGAACTGACCGCGCTGACCGTCGAGGACGGCCAGCCGATCCGGAACATCGTCGAGCCGGCGGTGGATGCGTCAATCGCGCTGCTCGGTCCCCGCAGCTAG